The DNA window aataaaaattattttgctgctgaTAACTAAATCTCTCCTCAAAGTACTTTAAAGCTGCAAAAGATTACTGCTGCTGGAGAATCCTGCTAACACAGCATTTTAGGCATAGAACAGACATCCCTTTGCCAAAGTATGAAGTCGAGTGGCTGTACTTTTCCATTCTGCACATCTCATTAAGGCAACAATAAAGAACAAATTGCAAAACTTAAAAAGGAGTaatcattttttaaagtttgatgGGGAGTGTTTTGAAATGTTAACAGAATAATACAACAGAGTCATTAAAGATGGAGCCAAACCAGATAGTTAATTTCAAAGTAAtacacttcttaaaaaaaaaacttgactagaaaaatcactgaaaaaatgaacaaaaattaaaataatttatttctctctatttAATTAGTCTGCATCCCTTATTAGGAGATCAATCAGCAACTCACTTTTTCCTAGTAGACAGGTATATAAAAAAAACACTAGAGACACTTGGCAACCCTTCATTTAAACAATTGTCTAAGAAACAGAAAtggtatttgcatttttctttcacgCTTGAAAAAACCAAATTGTAGCTCTGGGGCAGAATATCAGATAATGATCTGCTTCCAGCGATACTGACCTCAAATTCTGAACACTGCATAGGATGACAAATGTggatatatttttcattctcaCCTGATTTTTGCTACTGCTTCTAAGAAAACTTAATCCCATTTATTACAAGGAAACAGGGTACTGCAGGACTGTATTTTACAACAGACAGAATTTCAGCACATTAGTCACTGAACACAGttacaggaaaagaagaaaataatgcaggACATGAACTTGCTTAAGACACCATCTGAAGATACAAATACTTAAACTTCAACCTTAAGCTGGCAGTGAGAAGCCAGCCTCAGTGTTTACAGAGTAAATCTATAATGAGATTGTACTTGAAAAACCAGCAAAGTTTTTGAGCTGTTTGGGTACTTGTGGGCAGTTTGTATGTGataaatttcctttctgttttaacaTCCTGAGAAGCTCCAGCTGTAAGACGCAGTGTACCCACAGCAATCTGCTTCTGTAAGAAATTCCACACGGGCATGGCTTGCTGTGTGGGATGGAGACTAAATTAAgcttgttctgctgctgttcagcaATTGACCCCCTGCTGTGCTTTTTGTAATGGGCATATACAGTGAACctgagaaacaaacaaaaacactctCCTTGAACTATACTCATATCCAAAATTTGTCAAAATTTAtgacagcaggcagctgcttgTCTCAGCTGTAATCTGTTCATATTCCTTATACACCTGATTGTAACAGCATTTACAGCCTTCAGCTGGTAttcctttgctttgcagaggctggagaggggaaggtgTAATTCCAACCCCATAAAGGTACACACAGATTTATGTGCAATGGAATATTGTCAAACATAGTGTGGAAATCAGCGAGAGGCACTCCAAGCATTTTACAATCTCAAATGCTAAGGGTAAGGAAAGCATTTCAACTGAATCCATTTTACAAGTATTGCCCACAATGATGTCCTCAGTTACCCTATTTCACGTGAGAACTTGAGATGGTCTGCTCTTCCTCTGTTACTGCCTAGCTTCCCTTTGATTATTCACAAATGTATTCTGAAGATCCAAGTTCCTTAAATTTGAGATGTATAAGCAGCCCTGAAGAAGGGTTTTAGGTTTCAATAGAAATTTTAGACCTTAAACCCAATATTATTTCTTTGGTGTTCCCTTCTCCCCACTTTTTTTGTGTCTTGTAGCTTTGCCACAGTCTGAGATATGAATAACTCAACAGATTACTGGAttgaggatgaggaggatgatcTCAACCCTCTTATAGATTACAATACCTATGAGCTTCTCTGTGAAAAAAGTGATGTgagaaatttcaggaaattattCCTCCCAGTGTTCTATGCACTGGCTTTCACAGTTGGAGTGGCTGGAAACTCATTAGTGGTTGCAATTTACGCCTACTGCAAGAAACCCAAGACCAAGACTGATGTGTACATCATGCACCTTGCCATCGCTGATCTACTCCTGCTCTTCACCCTCCCTTTTTGGGCTGCAAATGCAGTGCAGGGATGGGAACTTGGAAACCCGATGTGCAAGCTCACTTCTTCTCTGTACACCATGAATTTCAGCTCCAGCATGCTGttcctggcctgtatcagcgTGGATAGGTACAGGGCCACTTCTGACTCCCAGGGCCACAGAAGAGTTGGCAAACACTGCAGTGTTACCTGCATCTGCGTCTGGCTGGCTGCCACTTTCCTCAGTATCCCAGATCTGATATTTAATCAAGTCAAGAAACACAATGAGAGGAACGAATGCCTTCCCATATTTCCGATGAACATGGAAACACTCTTAAAATCAACCATTCAAATCCTGGAAATTATCCTAGaatttctgcttcctttcctaGTAATGCTGATCTGCTATTCTGCTACTGCTCGGGCAATCTTTAGGTCTGCAAATGTTAAGAAGTCCAGGCCTTTCAAGGTTCTGCTGGCAGTAGTGGCTACTTTCATTGTCACCCAGCTACCCTACAACATCGTGAAGCTGTGGCGAGCCATAGACCTCATCTACATGTTGGTCACAGACTGCCACACCAGTAAAACCATGGATGTGGCTCTCCAAGTCACCAAGAGCATCGCTTTGTCCCACGCCTGCCTCAACCCTCTCCTCTACGCCTTCCTGGGAGCCTCTTTCAAAATGCACGTCATGAAAATCGCAAAAAATTATGGGTACTGGAGAAGACAACAGCAGAATGGAAGACCTGAAGAAATTTCTATGAATTATGAAGACCCTACTGAAGAAACAATCAGTTTCACTATATAGGCCCTCTATTGCTTCCATCATCTTACATAACCAAGGGAATTGTTAACTAATGCCAGGGGGTATTGCTTCTACAGCTGTTTCTCTGCAAGTCAGCTTTCAGATGAATTTCTGAACTTGCTAAGACAACACAAAGCGCTTCAATGTGGAATGTGTTTATCAGAATCAAGGAAGAACTGAATACTGAAACCCCTAGAAACAACCTGAGATATTTACTAAAAAACAACATCAAAGaactcaaacaaaaaaaccccatcacaacaaaacccaaatttcgAAGTGTCACAGTACTAGGCAATTAAGTAACTGTGTAATGAACAACCTGTACACATCTAAGCATGTgattaaaacagagaaaacaaacatcaCCAATCAAACAACAGGAACCTTTGTACCAGAAGTTAATAATCTTGTATTTCTCCAACTATTTTGTAAAACTTTAGAACATTTGCCTAACAGTTCAGCTCCATTTCTCAACTCAACTATCATTCCATAGATATCCTTGCAGATTGAAATTAAGTATAAGCTTATAGCTGAGAActgagagggagaaagaggggggaaaagccaTTAGTTTCTACAAATGTATAGCAACAACAACATCCTccacaaaaaacaccccagcaACTCCTTTTCTATAAGTACAGAAAAAATTACCTTTCATCTCTTCTTTTCTGCTCACCCTAAACTTCAACAAGACCAGTGCTTGAAGGGTGGCTGGCATATTCTAGATTGttataaatgtaataaaaagtTTGGGTAATCTTCAGATACAAGGCCtggattttttatttagaattgTTAAAATTAATCAAGCACTGCAATAACTGTATCTGCTAAAATATATGAAGATacaataaaatcaaagaatagaaaaagtgcactggtttttgttttttcttatctttgtttttattttgttttagtaGGTACTGACATCTCTCACCATAGGCATTTACCAACCAGCAAATGGGAGAGGCCTTGCTTGACAAAAGAGAGAGGTTCCCATTCCTTATGGAGCTCATGGATTTACAGTTCTTACACAGAGAGGTACCAATGCCATCCCCTGCCACAGTGTTGGCAGGGattccaggaaaacagcagttttCCATGAGTCACTGGAAGCATTTCAAACATACTGACATGCCAGATTAGCTTTCAAAATGAAGAAGTGGTGTTACAGCATACTGTCCTTGTCTTCAAACATCCTGTGGGCTCTGACAAAATGTCTCTTCTACAGATTAGGAAAGCCAACAAGAATCTCCCATTTTTAGATACTGTTCCTAATTACACAATTATGGACCGGAACAAAAAGCTCTAAAATGACAGACAAGAAACAACAGTAGCATAAACAAGCCATTTACCTCTTCTCCTTGTTTGGATGACAAAAGCTTACAGAATGTCTGCCCAGAATGTTTTAAGAAATACTAGGGCATGAACAGATAAGTCAGAAGTGCCTGACCTGTTTTCTACGTGTACACTATAAATCTGACCTATTTAAGCCATACTGGACTTACTGTACACATGCAGAGCATAATAAGAAACCCCACTTCTCCCGTGAAGTAACTAGCTCCTTGCATGTGTGATTTAGGACTTCACAAGTACAGAGTGACATTCTGACCAGTCTGCCAGGCTTCTGGAATTCCCACACATCCAAGGTTTTAATGTCCCAAAAGTTTAAAAACTCCAACCAAAACCaagacaaacaacaaaaaataaaccttcCCAGCCAGTCAGAAAGAGAGACTAATAGAGAGCCAAATGAACACATTTCTCAAACTTCTTGGAATTGCAGTGCTTTTTATGCATCTGTCTTTATGCAATTCTGATTGCCCTAATTGTATTTATTAGAAATAAGACAAACTGAATCATGCAGTCTTATGTTTACTCTCCTTTTTATAATTCACATAACTaactttattaatattattctCTGTGTGTGACCCCCTAAAACTTTCTCATTACTTCCTCAGGGACTGCAATGCACAGCTGGGAGACACTGACCCAGAGCAAAGGCTAAAAAGCCAGCAGTTAAG is part of the Vidua chalybeata isolate OUT-0048 chromosome 1, bVidCha1 merged haplotype, whole genome shotgun sequence genome and encodes:
- the ACKR4 gene encoding LOW QUALITY PROTEIN: atypical chemokine receptor 4 (The sequence of the model RefSeq protein was modified relative to this genomic sequence to represent the inferred CDS: substituted 1 base at 1 genomic stop codon) → MCQSNSDYFTEAHLNCSTCYSSADKSFATVXDMNNSTDYWIEDEEDDLNPLIDYNTYELLCEKSDVRNFRKLFLPVFYALAFTVGVAGNSLVVAIYAYCKKPKTKTDVYIMHLAIADLLLLFTLPFWAANAVQGWELGNPMCKLTSSLYTMNFSSSMLFLACISVDRYRATSDSQGHRRVGKHCSVTCICVWLAATFLSIPDLIFNQVKKHNERNECLPIFPMNMETLLKSTIQILEIILEFLLPFLVMLICYSATARAIFRSANVKKSRPFKVLLAVVATFIVTQLPYNIVKLWRAIDLIYMLVTDCHTSKTMDVALQVTKSIALSHACLNPLLYAFLGASFKMHVMKIAKNYGYWRRQQQNGRPEEISMNYEDPTEETISFTI